The sequence below is a genomic window from Halosolutus gelatinilyticus.
CGACTGGAGGCTCTCGAATGGGTTGGCAGTCTCTGACATTGCGAGTACGTTCATAGGTTGGCGAAATAAGCGTGACGGAAGCCGATTAGTAACTAAGTCCCAATATAAGGTAATAGGAGATAATTATATTGTTGGTGTGCGCCCATCCGATCGGCCGTCGCCTGAGAATCGCTACCGTCTCACCGAAGCATCATCCTCGTCTCGCCGAGAAACCGCCCGCTCGTTACTGAGGAATCGCCATCGAACCACTGAGGGATCGCCATCGCGCCGCAGAGACGAGCTACCGCGAGGTAGTTCCACGGGATGGCGCGGGCGGCGCCCGGGTTACGCGCCGTCGCTGGCGGCCTCGGCACGATCGCGGATTCGTCGCGCCTGCGCGATCAGCGGCGCGTCGATCATCTCGCCGTCGACCTCGAAGACGCCCCGTCCCTCGGCCTCGGCCTCCCGCCTGGCCTCGAGAACCGCCTCGGCCCACTCGATCTCGCTTTCGTCCGGGGTGAACGCCTCATTGATCGGGCCGACCTGCGCGGGGTGGATCGCCAGCTTCCCGTCGTAACCGAGCCGAACCGATCGCTCGGCGTCCTCGCGCAGGCCCTCGTCGTCCTGGAAGTCGGTCACCAGGGTGTCGATCGCCTCGCAGTCGTGGGCCGCGGCCGCGACGACGACGCGTTCGCGTGCGTAGAGAACTTCCGTTCCCTCTGCGGTCCGCGTCGCACCGATATCGGCCGAGAGGTCCTCGGCGCCGAATACCAGCGCGTCGGTCGCCGGAACCGCCGCGATCTCCGGCGCCGCGAGGACGCCGCGAGCGCTCTCGATCAGCGCCAGCACCGGCGCGGAGACGCTCCAGGTGGCGAGTCGATCGGCGAGCGCGCGAACGTCGTCCGCGGCGCTCGCTTTCGGAAGCATCAGGCTGTCGAGGCGGACCTCGTCGGGGGACGCGAGCAGGGTATCGAGATCGGCCTTGATCGCGTCGTCAGTCGCGTTGACGCGAACGCAGACCTCGCAGTCGGGGTCGAATTCTGGGTCGGCGAGAACGTCGCGAACCGCGTCTCTCGCTTCGTCCTTGCGCGTCGGGGACACGGCGTCCTCGAGATCGAAGACGATCACGTCGGCCCCCGCGTTCGGGGCTTTACGGAGCATCTCGGAACGATCACCAGGGGTAAACAGGACGCTTCGACGTACCATACGGACGTGTGCGAGAAGCGGGACCGTGAAAGTACGGGACGCGGTACGGCGGGAATCGGGCGGATAGCCGGCGCGGAACGCGTTCGACCGGAACCGATCGAACTGCTGGGACGGGTCGAGAGGAGCAGGGCCCACATCGGGGGGTGGGCGATCGGATCGGACGGACCGGCAGCATCGTCATGGGAACCCCTCGTTCAGAGTGAAAACGAAGCGGGAATCGATGGGAGATCGATACCGAATTGCGATCGAAGAACGCACGAGGGTGGTTTCACTTTGAACGGGCGTATCGCGTGTCGATCCCGAATCACGCTGAACGAGGGGTGTGGGCGCCCGCGTTACCTGCGCACCAAACTCGGTCGCGAGGTCATGCTACGGCCACAGGCCGCGAGCGTCGTGCGCCTCGGCGACCCGGGAGAGTGCGACGATGTACGCCGCGTCGCGCCACGTGACGTCCCGCGCGTCGTACTCCTCGCGGACGGACTCCCACGCTCGGAGCATCTCCGTCTCGAGTTCCTCGTGGACCCGTTCGAGGCTCCACTTGCGGCGGTTGATATCCTGGAGCCACTCGAAGTAACTGACCGTGACCCCGCCCGCGTTGGCGAGGATGTCCGGGACGACCGGAATGGCGCGCTCCTCGAATATTCGATCGGCCGTCGAGGTCGTCGGGCCGTTCGCGCCCTCGACGATCAGCTCCGCGCTGACGTCAGCGGCGTTCTCGCCGGTGAGCACGTTCCCGATCGCGGCCGGGATCAACACGTCCACGTCGAGTTCGAGCAGGTCCGCG
It includes:
- a CDS encoding HpcH/HpaI aldolase/citrate lyase family protein, with translation MVRRSVLFTPGDRSEMLRKAPNAGADVIVFDLEDAVSPTRKDEARDAVRDVLADPEFDPDCEVCVRVNATDDAIKADLDTLLASPDEVRLDSLMLPKASAADDVRALADRLATWSVSAPVLALIESARGVLAAPEIAAVPATDALVFGAEDLSADIGATRTAEGTEVLYARERVVVAAAAHDCEAIDTLVTDFQDDEGLREDAERSVRLGYDGKLAIHPAQVGPINEAFTPDESEIEWAEAVLEARREAEAEGRGVFEVDGEMIDAPLIAQARRIRDRAEAASDGA